From the Acaryochloris thomasi RCC1774 genome, one window contains:
- a CDS encoding phage holin family protein: MLGVLLTLLATALSLLVVDIIFPGVDLATFPAALAGAAVLGGVNAVLRPVLSLLSLPLTILSLGAFSLIVNGLCFWFAALLVPGFKVSGILSFIVGPIILSVVSTFFNQYLTEKFPQLMGNNTPLLKTDELSK; this comes from the coding sequence ATGCTTGGAGTCCTGCTTACTCTACTTGCCACGGCCCTTAGTTTGCTGGTGGTTGACATCATTTTCCCCGGCGTTGATCTGGCGACATTCCCCGCTGCCCTTGCGGGTGCCGCTGTCTTAGGTGGCGTCAACGCTGTTTTGCGACCTGTGCTTTCATTACTGTCTCTCCCCCTAACGATCCTGAGCCTCGGTGCGTTTTCTCTGATTGTGAATGGTCTTTGTTTCTGGTTCGCAGCGCTCTTGGTTCCGGGCTTCAAGGTGAGCGGTATCCTATCGTTCATTGTGGGGCCGATCATTTTGTCGGTAGTGAGCACCTTTTTTAACCAGTATTTGACCGAAAAGTTCCCGCAGTTGATGGGAAATAACACGCCTCTGCTTAAGACAGATGAGTTATCAAAATAG